Proteins from a genomic interval of Bifidobacterium longum subsp. infantis ATCC 15697 = JCM 1222 = DSM 20088:
- a CDS encoding ABC transporter substrate-binding protein has protein sequence MNKIATRAIAIIAAVGSMVSLAACGSDTASNANVPTPKESDGSVTVNFWHSMSGTNGQVLDKMINEFNAQNKGKITVKGLYQGKYDEAITKYKSAVQSQSTPTLMQIYDIGSRFMMDSGTVTPMQNFIDKDKYDTSDLQPNVAGYYTVNGKLYSMPFNTSMPVLYYNKTLFEKAGLDPNKAPETLDEVKAAAEKLSEKNGGPAQYGFNAAVYGWYLEQEIAASGEQYCGPDNGRGKDRVSKFDFDNDAAVTFMKWWKDMVDSGVSGNTGSDTTAAINAFETGNIGITIESTADLAGVMDAAKQKGFEVGVGNYPKIKKNNSGPIVGGGSLWISNVKHSDEEQQAAWQFVKFLSDPKRQAEWHTGTGYFPTSKKALEEPADAQWRQQYPQFDVAVKQLQNTKLTPATQGCSAGVMPQARKGVEKAVEQIFEGTDPKKALSDQVKALQTDLDDYNNSLSQK, from the coding sequence ATGAACAAGATTGCCACCCGTGCCATCGCCATCATCGCGGCGGTGGGTTCCATGGTTTCCTTGGCGGCATGCGGATCGGATACCGCTTCGAACGCCAACGTCCCTACGCCCAAAGAGTCCGACGGTTCCGTGACCGTGAACTTCTGGCACTCCATGTCCGGCACGAACGGTCAGGTGCTGGACAAGATGATCAATGAGTTCAACGCGCAGAACAAGGGCAAGATCACCGTCAAAGGCTTGTACCAAGGCAAGTATGATGAAGCGATCACCAAATACAAGTCGGCCGTGCAGTCGCAGTCCACGCCGACGCTGATGCAGATCTACGACATCGGTTCGCGCTTCATGATGGATTCCGGCACCGTCACGCCGATGCAGAATTTCATCGATAAAGACAAGTACGACACCTCCGATCTGCAGCCGAACGTGGCCGGGTACTACACCGTGAACGGCAAGCTGTATTCGATGCCGTTCAACACCTCCATGCCGGTGCTGTACTACAACAAGACGTTGTTCGAGAAGGCCGGGCTCGACCCGAACAAGGCACCGGAAACGCTGGATGAAGTGAAGGCCGCCGCCGAGAAGCTTTCTGAGAAGAATGGCGGACCCGCACAGTACGGCTTCAACGCCGCCGTCTACGGCTGGTACCTGGAGCAGGAGATCGCCGCCAGTGGCGAGCAGTACTGCGGTCCCGACAACGGCCGTGGCAAGGATCGCGTGTCGAAGTTCGACTTCGACAACGACGCCGCAGTCACGTTCATGAAGTGGTGGAAGGATATGGTCGACTCCGGCGTCTCCGGCAACACCGGTTCCGATACCACGGCGGCCATCAACGCCTTTGAAACCGGCAACATCGGCATCACCATCGAATCCACCGCCGATCTGGCCGGTGTGATGGACGCCGCCAAGCAGAAGGGCTTCGAAGTCGGTGTGGGGAACTACCCGAAGATCAAGAAGAACAACTCCGGCCCGATCGTCGGCGGCGGCTCCCTGTGGATTTCCAACGTAAAGCACTCCGACGAGGAGCAGCAGGCGGCTTGGCAGTTCGTCAAGTTCCTTTCCGACCCGAAGCGTCAGGCCGAATGGCACACCGGCACCGGTTACTTCCCGACCTCGAAGAAGGCGCTTGAGGAGCCGGCGGACGCCCAGTGGCGTCAGCAGTACCCGCAGTTCGATGTGGCGGTCAAGCAGTTGCAGAACACCAAGCTCACTCCCGCCACCCAGGGATGCTCCGCAGGTGTGATGCCGCAGGCCCGCAAGGGCGTGGAGAAGGCCGTCGAACAGATCTTCGAAGGCACCGATCCCAAGAAGGCTTTGAGCGATCAGGTCAAGGCGTTGCAGACGGATCTGGACGATTACAATAACTCGCTGTCCCAGAAGTGA
- a CDS encoding carbohydrate ABC transporter permease — protein MTASVPSGTVSRGATGSLSLSRAKYIASKIFGVLVLLFLAFLVVFPVYYSFAGSLMKQEDIASYPPAVWPVHGITWNNLATAAQIIPLMRQYVNSLGATLVITVAQVLTSTLVAYALVILKVKGRRVWFVLFLSTMMIPGESVIIPNYLTISSLGLRNTFLALVLPFLASGFGVFMMHSFMRQFPMELVEAARIDGASNLRLLWSVVLPLSRPAIASLAIYTFLTHWNAFFWPLLVTETPQMQTIQIGITQLQSPDAFNPGLVMAGAVLAVIPTLFIIVFGQRQIVRGLTAGSTK, from the coding sequence ATGACCGCTTCCGTTCCCTCCGGTACCGTGTCGCGCGGCGCGACCGGCTCGCTGAGCCTTTCCCGCGCCAAATACATCGCCTCGAAGATCTTCGGCGTGCTGGTGCTGCTGTTTCTTGCCTTCCTCGTGGTCTTCCCGGTGTACTACTCGTTCGCCGGTTCGCTGATGAAGCAGGAGGACATCGCCAGTTATCCGCCCGCCGTCTGGCCGGTGCATGGCATCACCTGGAATAATCTCGCCACCGCGGCGCAGATCATTCCGCTTATGCGCCAATACGTCAACTCGCTGGGGGCCACGCTGGTGATCACCGTGGCGCAGGTGCTCACCTCCACTTTGGTGGCGTATGCGCTGGTGATCCTCAAAGTCAAGGGCCGTCGCGTGTGGTTCGTGCTGTTCCTGTCCACGATGATGATTCCGGGTGAATCCGTGATCATCCCGAACTATCTGACCATCTCTTCGCTCGGGCTGCGCAACACCTTCCTCGCACTGGTGCTTCCATTCCTCGCCAGTGGATTCGGCGTGTTCATGATGCATTCGTTCATGCGCCAGTTCCCGATGGAGCTGGTGGAAGCCGCGCGCATCGACGGTGCCTCGAACCTGCGCCTGCTATGGTCCGTAGTGCTTCCGCTAAGCCGCCCGGCCATCGCCTCGCTGGCCATCTACACCTTCCTGACTCACTGGAACGCCTTCTTCTGGCCCTTGCTGGTCACGGAGACACCGCAGATGCAGACCATCCAGATCGGCATCACGCAGCTGCAGTCGCCCGATGCCTTCAACCCGGGACTGGTGATGGCCGGCGCCGTTCTGGCCGTCATCCCCACGCTGTTCATCATCGTGTTCGGACAGCGTCAGATCGTGCGCGGTCTGACTGCTGGTTCGACCAAATGA
- a CDS encoding carbohydrate ABC transporter permease: MSQAVAHIQKPSQSPPSYGAGSRAKARFTLRDVTSSLYLAPAAIVFLVFMVYPLIRTFVLSMSGTDILGRQSKFVGLRNFQRVFSDPEFGKIMLNTLMFAVYTVIPTILLSLVIALMLNKESTVNRVFRTIFALPFAYSVSAASIIFSAFFNPATGLFNAALQKIGMQPVGWLTDPKFAMPAIAMTTVWMNIGYNVLVLLAGLGSVPEEIVEAARLDGASGLRLQTSIMIPLIMPQLFFLIITDTIQSLESFGQIHVLTKGGPNASTTTLVYDIYMHGFANNSSNFGYASAEALVLIVVVAVITLIQFLTVGKQVDNQ, translated from the coding sequence ATGTCTCAGGCAGTCGCACACATCCAAAAACCTAGCCAATCCCCGCCGTCATATGGCGCAGGTTCCCGTGCCAAGGCGCGATTCACCCTGCGCGACGTGACGTCGTCGCTGTATCTTGCGCCCGCGGCCATCGTGTTCCTCGTATTCATGGTGTATCCGCTGATTCGCACGTTCGTGCTGTCCATGTCGGGCACCGACATTCTCGGCCGACAGAGCAAGTTCGTGGGACTGCGCAATTTCCAGCGCGTGTTCAGCGATCCCGAATTCGGCAAAATCATGCTCAATACGTTGATGTTCGCCGTATACACGGTGATTCCCACGATTCTGCTGTCGCTGGTCATTGCGTTGATGCTGAACAAGGAATCCACCGTCAATCGTGTGTTCCGCACGATTTTCGCGCTGCCGTTCGCCTACTCGGTGTCGGCCGCGTCCATCATCTTCTCCGCCTTCTTCAATCCGGCCACTGGCCTGTTCAACGCCGCGCTGCAGAAAATCGGCATGCAGCCGGTGGGTTGGCTCACCGACCCGAAATTCGCGATGCCGGCCATCGCCATGACCACGGTGTGGATGAACATCGGCTACAACGTGCTGGTGCTGCTTGCCGGCCTGGGTTCGGTTCCGGAGGAGATCGTCGAAGCGGCTCGTCTGGACGGTGCTTCCGGTCTACGCCTGCAGACCTCGATCATGATTCCGCTGATCATGCCGCAGTTGTTCTTCCTGATCATCACCGACACCATCCAGTCGTTGGAAAGCTTCGGCCAGATTCATGTGCTCACCAAGGGTGGTCCGAACGCCTCCACCACCACGCTGGTATACGACATCTACATGCACGGTTTCGCCAACAACAGCTCCAATTTCGGCTACGCTTCGGCCGAGGCGTTGGTGCTGATCGTGGTGGTCGCCGTCATCACCCTGATCCAGTTCCTCACTGTTGGAAAGCAGGTGGATAACCAATGA
- a CDS encoding glycerophosphodiester phosphodiesterase family protein has product MSSSKLFRNVIIGGTVAAGTAAWALAPRSFNDKRRNFVPSVPDAWYAHRGLHDAGSGLTHRYAAESGDYVALARRMAEKAGYGSANEAGPIAPENSLASFAAACEAGYGIELDLQLTLDGQVVVVHDPDLKRVAGDPRRIEDLTYGELTRIPLFPTARPGDAVAEPLPGAEEVPPLVTTPSAAPDGYYQHVPLFSDVLAVVNGRVPLIVEYKFDDNAHWDGRCDELMDKGAALLAQYEGPYVIESFNPRAVEWYKVNHPEVNRGQLSWPATIKEDGVAEWAAGLLVFDWMSRPDFVAYDWVGGSSPQVRLARAMGATAVSWTVRSRDELAQCDAYFDRHIFEAFVPDER; this is encoded by the coding sequence ATGTCTTCATCGAAACTGTTCAGAAATGTGATCATCGGCGGCACCGTTGCCGCGGGCACCGCGGCCTGGGCGCTTGCGCCGCGCTCGTTCAACGACAAGCGCCGCAACTTCGTGCCTTCGGTTCCCGATGCGTGGTACGCCCACCGTGGTCTGCACGACGCCGGTTCCGGCCTGACCCATCGGTACGCCGCCGAATCCGGCGACTATGTGGCGCTCGCCCGCCGCATGGCCGAGAAAGCCGGCTACGGTTCCGCCAACGAAGCCGGCCCGATCGCCCCCGAGAATTCGCTGGCCTCCTTCGCCGCCGCCTGCGAGGCCGGGTATGGCATAGAACTCGATCTGCAGCTGACGCTCGACGGCCAGGTGGTCGTCGTGCATGACCCCGACCTGAAACGCGTGGCCGGCGATCCGCGCCGCATCGAAGACCTCACCTACGGCGAACTGACGCGCATCCCGTTGTTCCCCACGGCCCGGCCCGGCGATGCCGTCGCCGAACCATTGCCCGGCGCCGAGGAGGTGCCGCCGCTGGTCACCACGCCGTCCGCCGCGCCGGACGGCTACTACCAGCATGTGCCGCTGTTCTCCGACGTGCTTGCGGTGGTGAATGGCCGCGTTCCGCTGATCGTGGAATACAAGTTCGACGACAACGCCCATTGGGACGGACGCTGCGACGAACTGATGGACAAGGGTGCCGCGCTGCTCGCCCAGTACGAAGGCCCGTACGTGATCGAATCGTTCAACCCCCGTGCCGTGGAATGGTACAAGGTCAACCATCCCGAGGTGAATCGCGGGCAGTTGAGCTGGCCCGCCACCATCAAGGAGGACGGTGTGGCCGAATGGGCCGCCGGCCTGCTCGTGTTCGACTGGATGTCCCGCCCCGATTTCGTGGCCTACGACTGGGTCGGCGGCTCGTCGCCGCAGGTCAGGCTCGCGCGCGCGATGGGCGCGACCGCCGTGTCGTGGACCGTGCGCAGCCGTGACGAACTCGCCCAATGCGACGCTTACTTCGACCGTCATATCTTCGAGGCGTTCGTGCCCGACGAACGGTAA
- a CDS encoding glutamyl-Q tRNA(Asp) synthetase encodes MTGRFAPTPSGRMHIGNVYAMLGAWLSARSRGERMMMRIEDVDGPRVVAGADRLMMDDLHWLGLDWDGEPMFQSQRTERYEYALERLRSQGVLYPCFCSRADIRAASAPNEGDGFTVYPGTCRRLLREHPEQVRARLTRGDRHSIRIAMPEAAVAFTDGVYGPRRYDLAREVGDCVIRRADGLFGYQLAVVVDDLDMGVDDIVRGRDLLRSTALQMRIRRCLLEGGFEPEHGGIDPCAAGRPASRCAARPVYAHLPLIDNAAGRRLAKRERSLDMGALRARGVRPEQIIGYCAWLLRLRPDPIACPPADLLADFSWTPLRGAHDDRILDPASPHTPAWLAEAL; translated from the coding sequence GTGACCGGACGATTCGCCCCCACGCCGTCGGGGCGCATGCATATCGGCAACGTGTACGCCATGTTGGGTGCATGGCTCTCGGCCCGTTCCCGTGGCGAACGCATGATGATGCGCATCGAAGACGTGGACGGGCCCCGCGTGGTCGCCGGCGCCGACCGGCTCATGATGGACGACCTGCATTGGCTCGGGCTTGACTGGGATGGTGAGCCGATGTTCCAGTCCCAGCGCACCGAACGATACGAGTATGCGCTGGAACGCCTGCGCTCGCAAGGCGTGCTGTATCCCTGCTTCTGTTCGCGCGCGGATATCCGCGCGGCGTCGGCGCCCAACGAGGGAGACGGTTTCACGGTGTATCCGGGCACATGCCGCCGCCTGTTGCGCGAGCATCCCGAGCAGGTGCGCGCCCGCCTGACGCGCGGCGACCGTCACTCCATCCGCATCGCCATGCCTGAGGCGGCCGTCGCCTTCACCGATGGCGTCTACGGGCCGCGTCGATACGACCTGGCCCGGGAAGTGGGCGATTGCGTGATTCGCCGGGCCGATGGGTTGTTCGGATACCAGTTGGCCGTGGTGGTCGATGATCTCGACATGGGCGTGGACGACATCGTGCGCGGGCGTGACCTGCTGCGCTCCACCGCATTGCAGATGCGGATTCGCAGGTGCCTGCTGGAGGGCGGCTTTGAACCGGAACATGGCGGCATCGACCCGTGCGCCGCCGGTCGGCCCGCAAGCCGTTGCGCCGCGCGCCCCGTATACGCGCATCTGCCGCTGATCGACAATGCGGCCGGACGCCGCCTCGCCAAACGAGAGCGGTCGCTCGACATGGGCGCCCTGCGGGCGCGCGGCGTCCGCCCGGAGCAGATCATCGGCTACTGTGCGTGGCTGCTTCGCCTACGGCCCGACCCCATCGCCTGTCCGCCCGCCGATCTGCTGGCCGACTTCAGTTGGACGCCGCTGCGCGGCGCGCATGACGATCGCATCCTGGATCCGGCCTCGCCGCACACGCCGGCATGGCTGGCCGAAGCCTTGTGA
- the clpB gene encoding ATP-dependent chaperone ClpB, which yields MEQKFTTMAQEAVGDAIQSASAAGNAQVETLHVMDALLRQENGVVRSLIEAAGGDPQAIGAAVRNALVALPSASGSSTSQPQASRQLTAAIAQAEKEMQQMGDEYVSTEHLLIGIAASKPNQSAEILEKNGVTAASLRKAVPGVRGGAKVTSPDAEGSYKALEKYSTDLTAAAKEGKLDPVIGRDQEIRRVIQILSRRTKNNPVLIGEPGVGKTAVVEGLAQRIVAGDVPTTLQGKKLISLDLGSMVAGSKYRGEFEERLKSVLNEIKNADGQIITFIDEIHTIVGAGAAEGSMDAGNMLKPMLARGELRLIGATTLDEYRENIEKDPALERRFQQVFVGEPSVEDTIAILRGLKQRYEAHHKVTIGDDALVAAATLSNRYISGRQLPDKAIDLVDEAAAHLRMELDSSPEEIDELQRRVTRLEMEEMQLRKAEDPASKERLGKLQAELADTRERLSGLKARWDAEQAGHNKVGDLRAKLDDLRVQADKYTREGNLAEASKILYGEIPSIQKELAAAENADAESQDSGAGQPGAEPMVPDRVDADSVAGIVSDWTGIPVGRLMQGENEKLLHMEDYLGKRVIGQKEAIAAVSDAVRRSRAGISDPNRPTGSFLFLGPTGVGKTELAKALADFLFDDEKAMVRIDMSEYMEKASVSRLIGAAPGYVGYEQGGQLTEAVRRRPYSVVLFDEVEKANPEIFDVLLQVLDDGRLTDGQGRTVDFKNTILIMTSNLGSQFLVNDDMDADAKKKAVMDAVHMNFKPEFLNRLDDIVMFHPLTRDELGGIVDIQVAGVAQRLTDRRITLDVTAAAREWLSNTGYDPAYGARPLRRLVQTEVGDQLARMLLAGKVHDGDTVLVDQTGGEHLELSARSGGDDPSGDDQSVSVDGIQEDR from the coding sequence ATGGAACAGAAGTTCACCACCATGGCCCAGGAGGCCGTCGGCGACGCCATCCAGAGTGCGTCCGCCGCGGGAAACGCGCAGGTCGAAACCCTGCACGTCATGGACGCGCTGCTGCGCCAGGAGAACGGCGTGGTGCGTTCGCTGATCGAAGCCGCGGGCGGAGACCCGCAGGCCATCGGCGCGGCGGTGCGCAACGCCTTGGTCGCCCTGCCAAGCGCATCCGGTTCCAGCACATCACAGCCGCAGGCCAGCCGTCAGCTGACCGCCGCCATCGCCCAGGCCGAAAAGGAAATGCAGCAGATGGGCGACGAATACGTCTCCACCGAACATCTGCTCATCGGCATCGCGGCCAGCAAGCCGAACCAGTCGGCCGAAATCCTGGAGAAGAACGGCGTCACCGCCGCCTCCCTGCGCAAGGCCGTGCCCGGTGTGCGCGGCGGCGCGAAAGTCACCAGCCCGGACGCGGAAGGCTCGTACAAGGCCCTGGAGAAGTACTCCACCGACCTGACGGCCGCCGCCAAGGAAGGCAAGCTGGACCCGGTCATCGGCCGTGACCAGGAAATCCGCCGCGTGATTCAGATCCTGAGTCGCCGCACCAAGAACAACCCGGTGCTGATCGGCGAGCCGGGCGTGGGCAAAACCGCCGTCGTCGAAGGCCTGGCCCAGCGCATCGTGGCGGGCGACGTGCCCACCACGCTGCAAGGCAAGAAGCTCATCTCCCTCGACCTGGGCTCCATGGTGGCCGGCTCGAAGTACCGCGGCGAATTCGAAGAGCGCCTGAAGAGCGTCCTGAACGAGATCAAGAACGCGGACGGCCAGATCATCACCTTCATCGACGAGATCCACACCATCGTCGGCGCCGGCGCGGCCGAAGGCTCGATGGACGCCGGCAATATGCTGAAGCCCATGCTGGCCCGCGGCGAACTGCGCCTGATCGGCGCGACCACGCTGGACGAATACCGCGAGAACATCGAGAAGGATCCGGCATTGGAACGCCGTTTCCAGCAGGTGTTCGTGGGCGAGCCGAGCGTGGAGGACACCATCGCCATCCTGCGTGGCCTCAAACAGCGTTACGAGGCGCACCACAAGGTGACGATCGGCGACGATGCGCTGGTCGCCGCCGCGACCCTCTCGAACCGGTACATCTCAGGCCGTCAACTGCCGGACAAGGCCATCGACCTGGTCGACGAGGCCGCCGCCCACCTGCGCATGGAACTCGACTCCTCGCCCGAGGAGATCGACGAACTGCAACGCAGGGTGACCCGTCTCGAAATGGAGGAGATGCAGCTCAGGAAGGCCGAGGACCCCGCGTCCAAGGAGCGTCTGGGCAAGCTGCAGGCCGAACTCGCGGACACCCGCGAGAGGCTCAGCGGACTCAAGGCGCGTTGGGATGCGGAACAGGCCGGGCACAACAAGGTCGGCGACCTGCGTGCCAAGCTCGATGACCTGCGCGTGCAGGCGGATAAGTACACCCGTGAAGGCAACCTCGCGGAAGCCTCGAAGATCCTCTACGGCGAGATCCCATCCATCCAAAAGGAGCTTGCCGCAGCGGAGAACGCCGACGCCGAATCCCAAGACTCCGGCGCCGGGCAGCCGGGCGCCGAACCGATGGTCCCGGACCGTGTGGACGCCGATTCGGTGGCCGGCATCGTCTCCGACTGGACCGGCATCCCCGTCGGACGCCTGATGCAGGGCGAAAACGAGAAGCTGCTCCACATGGAGGATTACCTCGGCAAGCGTGTGATCGGACAGAAGGAAGCCATCGCCGCCGTATCCGACGCGGTGCGCCGTTCGCGCGCCGGCATCTCCGACCCGAACCGTCCGACCGGCTCGTTCCTGTTCCTCGGCCCCACCGGCGTGGGCAAGACCGAACTGGCCAAGGCGCTCGCCGACTTCCTGTTCGACGACGAGAAGGCCATGGTCCGCATCGACATGTCCGAATACATGGAGAAAGCCTCGGTCTCCCGCCTGATCGGCGCCGCGCCGGGCTACGTGGGTTACGAGCAGGGCGGTCAGCTGACCGAAGCCGTGCGCCGCCGCCCGTACTCCGTGGTGTTGTTCGACGAGGTCGAGAAGGCCAATCCGGAGATCTTCGACGTGCTGCTGCAGGTGCTCGACGACGGCCGCCTGACCGATGGCCAAGGCAGGACCGTGGACTTCAAGAACACGATTCTGATCATGACCTCCAATCTCGGCTCGCAGTTCCTCGTGAACGACGACATGGACGCCGACGCCAAGAAGAAGGCCGTGATGGACGCCGTCCACATGAACTTCAAGCCGGAGTTCCTGAACCGTCTGGACGACATCGTCATGTTCCACCCGCTGACCCGCGATGAGCTCGGCGGCATCGTGGACATTCAGGTGGCCGGGGTGGCTCAGCGCCTGACCGACCGGCGTATCACGCTGGACGTCACCGCGGCGGCCCGCGAATGGCTGTCGAACACCGGGTATGATCCGGCGTACGGCGCCCGTCCGCTGCGCAGGCTGGTGCAGACCGAAGTGGGCGACCAGCTGGCCCGCATGCTGCTGGCCGGCAAGGTCCACGACGGCGACACCGTGCTCGTCGATCAGACCGGCGGCGAGCATCTGGAGCTCTCCGCACGTTCGGGCGGCGACGATCCGTCCGGCGACGACCAGTCCGTGAGCGTGGACGGGATTCAGGAAGACCGGTGA
- a CDS encoding GNAT family N-acetyltransferase, protein MCIRKATVDDLSRIAEIYVFNNRVNFFPIFKDESFSFGELQVVSLVDNYFKKDEIINNIYVSDDGLIKGFVQMDGTEICKLYVDTSFQSEGIGNELIEFAIKELHANNLWALEKNVRAISFYHKHGFHLTGQKKFEEDTTEYLVRLER, encoded by the coding sequence ATGTGCATCAGGAAAGCAACAGTAGATGATTTATCAAGAATCGCTGAAATATATGTATTTAATAATAGGGTAAATTTCTTCCCTATATTCAAAGATGAAAGCTTCTCTTTTGGAGAGTTACAAGTTGTTTCATTGGTAGATAATTACTTCAAGAAAGATGAAATCATCAATAACATATATGTATCTGATGATGGATTGATAAAGGGTTTTGTTCAGATGGACGGAACAGAAATCTGTAAATTATATGTAGATACGTCTTTTCAAAGCGAGGGAATCGGCAATGAACTGATCGAATTTGCGATTAAAGAACTCCATGCGAATAATCTATGGGCATTAGAGAAGAATGTTAGAGCAATTTCTTTCTACCACAAGCATGGTTTTCATTTGACAGGTCAGAAAAAGTTTGAAGAAGACACCACCGAATATCTTGTTAGGCTAGAAAGGTGA
- a CDS encoding fumarylacetoacetate hydrolase family protein yields the protein MRLARFSLNDSPRYAFVQKDETDGKDYLIELDGHPLAGDQVKPTGTRYPVDGDGIRLLSPVIPSKVYGLAKNYEAHAQFMHEAGHSEIAHAPEDMVIFTKPSTSVIGPDDPIVYPACSKDMNFEPEVAVVMGRIAKNVTVENAMDYVLGFTCVNDVTLRDLQGIDPTWTRAKGFDTSCPLGPWIVMRDDLDWKDAKISFTLNGEDVPMASGTTANLIHGIPEQIAAISSFSTLLPGDVIMTGTPNASGHLDPGDEAIVHVEGIGDLRNVVVRA from the coding sequence ATGAGACTCGCACGTTTTTCTTTGAATGATTCGCCGCGCTACGCCTTCGTGCAGAAGGACGAAACGGACGGCAAGGACTACCTCATCGAACTGGACGGCCACCCGCTGGCCGGCGACCAGGTCAAGCCCACCGGCACTCGTTACCCGGTCGACGGCGACGGCATCCGCCTGCTCTCCCCGGTCATCCCCTCCAAGGTCTACGGCCTAGCCAAGAACTATGAGGCGCACGCCCAGTTCATGCACGAGGCCGGCCATTCCGAAATCGCCCACGCGCCGGAAGACATGGTGATCTTCACCAAGCCGTCCACCTCGGTAATCGGCCCCGACGATCCGATCGTGTACCCCGCCTGCTCCAAGGACATGAACTTCGAGCCGGAAGTGGCCGTGGTGATGGGACGCATCGCCAAGAACGTGACCGTCGAGAACGCGATGGATTACGTGCTCGGCTTCACCTGCGTGAACGACGTGACGTTGCGCGATCTGCAGGGCATCGACCCCACGTGGACGCGCGCCAAGGGCTTCGACACCTCCTGCCCGCTCGGCCCGTGGATCGTGATGCGCGACGACCTCGACTGGAAGGACGCCAAGATTTCCTTCACGCTGAACGGCGAGGATGTGCCGATGGCGTCCGGCACCACCGCGAACCTGATTCACGGTATCCCCGAACAAATTGCCGCGATCTCGTCGTTCTCCACGCTGCTGCCCGGCGATGTGATCATGACCGGCACGCCGAACGCCTCCGGTCATCTTGATCCCGGCGACGAGGCCATCGTCCACGTCGAAGGCATCGGCGATCTGCGCAACGTTGTGGTGCGTGCGTGA
- the glf gene encoding UDP-galactopyranose mutase: MADARTDSVKYPDLVVVGAGLFGLTVAQQAVEHAGARVHIIDVRDHIGGNAYSYMDEETGAEIHKYGAHLFHTSNKRVWDYVNRFTSFTDYVHRVYATHDGEVYPLPINLGTINQFFHARYTPAEAQKLIAEQAGELAGTDPQNLNDKGIQLIGRPLYEAFIKNYTGKQWQTDPAELPASIVKRLPVRFNYDNRYFKDTWEGLPADGYTKWMERMIDDPRITVSLGVDFFDESQPYNKKALRAAGVPVVYTGPVDRYFGYELGDLKWRTVDFKEVRYDEGDHFGCPVMNFSDADVPYTRAIEFKNFNPERRDRQNPDKTVVWEEYSRFARRGDEPYYPINTDADKALYARYEAKAAAEPKTVFGGRLGTYKYYDMHQVIDTALTAYEEQVAPLLTK, translated from the coding sequence ATGGCAGACGCGCGTACTGATTCCGTGAAGTATCCTGATTTGGTTGTTGTGGGTGCTGGGTTGTTTGGTCTGACGGTGGCGCAGCAGGCGGTGGAGCATGCGGGTGCCCGTGTGCATATCATCGACGTGCGCGACCACATCGGCGGCAACGCCTACTCGTATATGGATGAGGAGACCGGCGCGGAGATCCATAAGTACGGGGCGCACCTGTTCCACACGTCCAACAAGCGTGTGTGGGATTACGTGAATCGTTTCACCTCGTTCACCGACTACGTGCATCGCGTGTATGCCACGCATGACGGCGAGGTCTATCCGCTGCCGATCAACCTGGGCACCATCAACCAGTTCTTCCACGCGCGTTACACGCCGGCCGAGGCGCAGAAGCTTATCGCCGAGCAGGCGGGCGAGCTGGCCGGCACCGATCCGCAGAACCTCAACGACAAGGGCATCCAGCTCATCGGCCGCCCCCTGTACGAGGCGTTCATCAAGAACTACACGGGCAAGCAGTGGCAGACCGATCCTGCCGAGCTGCCCGCGTCGATCGTCAAGCGTCTGCCGGTGCGCTTCAACTACGACAACCGCTATTTCAAGGACACGTGGGAGGGTCTGCCCGCGGACGGCTACACCAAGTGGATGGAACGCATGATCGACGATCCGCGCATCACGGTTTCGCTGGGCGTGGACTTCTTCGACGAATCCCAGCCGTACAACAAGAAGGCCCTGCGGGCCGCGGGCGTGCCGGTGGTGTACACGGGTCCGGTCGACCGTTACTTCGGTTACGAGCTTGGCGACCTGAAGTGGCGCACGGTGGACTTCAAGGAGGTCCGTTACGATGAGGGCGACCATTTCGGTTGCCCGGTGATGAACTTCTCCGACGCGGACGTGCCGTACACTCGTGCTATCGAGTTCAAGAACTTCAATCCGGAGCGCCGGGACCGGCAGAATCCGGACAAGACGGTGGTGTGGGAGGAGTACAGCCGTTTCGCGCGTCGTGGCGACGAGCCGTATTATCCGATCAACACCGATGCGGACAAGGCCCTGTACGCGCGGTACGAGGCCAAGGCCGCGGCCGAGCCGAAGACCGTGTTCGGCGGGCGGCTCGGCACGTACAAGTACTACGACATGCACCAGGTGATCGACACCGCCCTGACCGCCTACGAGGAGCAGGTCGCCCCGCTGCTCACCAAATGA